The proteins below are encoded in one region of Polynucleobacter sp. AP-Nino-20-G2:
- a CDS encoding phasin family protein, producing MSKNPFDLNAMANQAKGMEAVKAVGQVALTSAQAIAQLNQQASQELAKNLQTKVAELMKTQDPKAAFDYVHAEVLQDAAKEVADYQAKLFQALASGNKELAKIAESMIKESQHDLIHFVNEATQNAPAGTEPYTSVFKASFSNALQNFELIRAAMADSFVNFEKSVENMSSLSGAQKGASSPPKKSTKK from the coding sequence ATGAGCAAGAACCCATTTGATTTAAATGCAATGGCCAATCAAGCCAAGGGCATGGAAGCCGTCAAGGCAGTTGGCCAAGTTGCACTGACTAGCGCTCAAGCAATCGCGCAGCTTAATCAACAGGCATCCCAAGAGCTTGCCAAGAATCTGCAAACTAAGGTTGCTGAGTTGATGAAAACTCAAGATCCTAAGGCGGCCTTTGATTATGTTCATGCAGAAGTGTTGCAAGATGCAGCAAAGGAAGTGGCTGATTACCAGGCTAAACTGTTTCAGGCATTAGCTAGCGGAAACAAAGAGCTGGCTAAGATTGCCGAATCGATGATTAAAGAGTCGCAACACGATTTAATTCATTTTGTGAATGAGGCCACACAAAACGCGCCAGCAGGAACAGAGCCTTATACATCTGTGTTTAAAGCCTCTTTTAGTAATGCTTTGCAAAACTTCGAATTAATTCGGGCGGCGATGGCGGATTCGTTTGTGAATTTCGAAAAAAGCGTAGAAAACATGAGTAGTTTGTCGGGGGCTCAGAAGGGCGCTAGTTCACCACCTAAAAAATCTACCAAGAAGTAA
- a CDS encoding GNAT family N-acetyltransferase, producing MKTSASYLEKVYPLRAGASYVIRAILPTDKERIIGLFNHLSPESRYLRFAHAISKLPDDFLEDVLDLDYQKEMALVAVIQTDDGQEEIIGIARYVTPSGQSACEFSLSVSDDFGALGIGTHLMQELISYAKSNQLSEMLGYVLSANHKMLQLVTELGFQIENMESDSEFNIVKLSLSSRS from the coding sequence ATGAAAACATCTGCCTCTTACCTTGAGAAAGTCTATCCACTGCGGGCGGGCGCCTCTTATGTCATTCGCGCAATCCTACCAACAGACAAAGAGCGCATTATTGGCCTGTTTAACCATCTTTCTCCAGAAAGCCGCTATCTCCGATTTGCCCATGCCATCTCGAAGTTGCCTGATGATTTTTTAGAGGATGTCTTAGACCTGGATTATCAGAAGGAGATGGCCTTGGTCGCAGTCATTCAAACGGACGATGGCCAAGAAGAGATTATCGGGATCGCTCGCTACGTTACCCCTTCCGGTCAATCCGCTTGTGAATTTTCCCTTAGCGTGAGCGATGACTTTGGTGCCCTAGGGATTGGCACCCATCTCATGCAAGAGCTCATCAGCTATGCCAAGAGTAATCAGTTATCCGAAATGCTAGGCTATGTACTCAGCGCCAATCATAAAATGTTACAACTTGTGACTGAGCTGGGGTTTCAAATTGAAAATATGGAATCAGATTCAGAATTCAACATTGTTAAGCTATCACTCTCATCAAGATCATGA
- the ahpF gene encoding alkyl hydroperoxide reductase subunit F: MLDSNIKSQLKVYFEKIVNPIVLTATVDDSASSAQMLELLNEVAEQSDKITVSTSGNSVNAPSFTVGKAGEIPRIAFSGLPMGHEMTSFILAILQSSGYPPKVEQEVIDSIKGLTGKLHFQTFISLSCHNCPDVVQALNLMAALNPNIEHEMIDGALFQDLVDQRQIMAVPTVILNDEVFGQGRMSVEEIVAKLDTGASTRDAEKISAKAPFDSLIIGGGPAGASAAIYSARKGIRTGIVAQRFGGQVADTVGIENFISVKETEGPKLVMALEQHVKAYEVDVMNLQTAKSLNKAGDEIEITLENGAVLKSKTVILSTGARWREMNVPGEQEYRGKGVAYCPHCDGPLYKGKRVAVIGGGNSGVEAAIDLAGIVSHVTLVEFDTKLRADAVLQKKLHGLSNVTIITNALSKEVLGAEGKVTTLRYEDRASKQMHDVALEGIFVQIGLLPNTDWLKGVIDLSPRGEIIIDQKGETSMPGVFAAGDCTTVPYKQIIIAMGEGAKASLSAFDYLIRS, encoded by the coding sequence ATGTTAGACAGCAATATCAAATCCCAACTGAAGGTCTATTTTGAAAAGATAGTCAATCCCATAGTCCTCACTGCGACTGTAGATGACAGCGCCAGTTCAGCGCAGATGCTGGAACTGCTCAATGAGGTTGCCGAACAATCTGACAAGATCACCGTAAGCACTTCAGGCAATAGTGTGAATGCGCCAAGCTTTACTGTAGGCAAAGCTGGAGAGATCCCTCGAATCGCATTCTCAGGCCTACCAATGGGTCATGAAATGACCTCTTTTATCTTGGCGATTCTGCAATCGAGCGGTTACCCACCTAAGGTAGAGCAAGAAGTCATTGATAGCATCAAAGGTCTCACTGGAAAACTCCACTTTCAGACATTCATTTCTTTGTCATGCCACAACTGTCCCGATGTAGTTCAAGCATTGAATTTAATGGCCGCCCTCAATCCCAACATCGAACACGAAATGATCGATGGCGCCCTCTTTCAGGATTTAGTGGATCAACGCCAGATCATGGCAGTGCCAACAGTTATTCTGAATGATGAAGTATTTGGCCAAGGACGCATGAGCGTTGAGGAAATTGTTGCAAAACTAGATACCGGCGCCTCAACACGCGACGCGGAAAAGATTAGCGCCAAGGCTCCATTCGATTCTTTAATTATTGGTGGGGGCCCTGCTGGCGCTTCTGCGGCAATCTATTCAGCTAGAAAAGGCATCAGAACCGGCATTGTTGCCCAGCGCTTTGGTGGACAGGTGGCAGATACAGTTGGTATTGAGAACTTTATCTCAGTAAAAGAAACTGAAGGCCCTAAATTGGTGATGGCGCTCGAGCAACATGTGAAAGCCTATGAAGTCGATGTCATGAATCTTCAAACTGCTAAAAGCCTAAATAAGGCAGGCGATGAGATCGAGATCACTCTTGAAAATGGCGCAGTACTCAAAAGCAAAACGGTGATTCTTAGCACTGGTGCACGCTGGCGTGAAATGAATGTGCCAGGAGAGCAAGAGTATCGCGGCAAAGGTGTTGCCTACTGCCCTCACTGCGACGGCCCTTTATACAAAGGCAAGCGTGTAGCTGTCATTGGCGGTGGCAACTCTGGCGTTGAAGCAGCTATTGATTTGGCCGGAATCGTCAGTCACGTTACTCTAGTTGAGTTTGATACCAAGTTACGCGCCGATGCGGTACTCCAGAAGAAATTGCATGGCCTATCGAATGTCACCATCATCACCAATGCCTTAAGCAAGGAAGTATTAGGAGCTGAGGGAAAGGTGACGACCTTAAGATATGAAGATAGAGCAAGCAAGCAAATGCATGATGTCGCGCTTGAAGGGATCTTTGTGCAAATTGGCTTGCTGCCCAATACGGATTGGCTAAAAGGCGTGATTGACCTATCCCCTCGAGGTGAAATCATCATCGATCAAAAGGGTGAAACGTCTATGCCCGGTGTATTTGCCGCCGGAGACTGCACTACAGTCCCATACAAGCAGATCATCATTGCCATGGGTGAAGGGGCAAAAGCCTCACTCTCCGCATTTGATTACTTGATCCGCTCTTAA
- a CDS encoding Glu/Leu/Phe/Val dehydrogenase — protein sequence MPPEGILMSHEIASYFDPNNLGAWGTYLEQIDRVTPYLGSLTRWVETLKRPKRALIVDVPIELDNGTIAHFEGYRVHHNLSRGPGKGGIRFHPEVTLSEVTALAAWMSIKTAVVNVPFGGAKGGIRVDPKKLSQAELERMTRRFTSEINMMIGPQKDIPAPDVNTNEQIMAWMMDTYCVNQGYTTSGVVTGKPISLGGSLGRRDATGRGVFVVAREAYGQMHRELAGARVAIQGLGNVGGEAARLFAEAGAKVVAIQDHSGALYNPDGFDINALLEHVSVAREIKGFSGELISNEQFWSSPCDILIPAALESQITAANAATIQAKLIVEGANGPTTPEADDILTSMNVTIVPDVIANAGGVTVSYFEWVQDFSSFFWTEAEINNRLDILMIDAFKGICEVAKKHQVTLRTATFIVGCERILKARQMRGLYP from the coding sequence ATGCCACCCGAAGGAATTCTGATGAGTCACGAAATTGCATCATATTTTGATCCCAATAATCTCGGTGCTTGGGGGACATACTTAGAGCAGATTGATCGTGTTACTCCTTATCTGGGGTCTCTGACTCGCTGGGTTGAAACACTAAAGCGCCCAAAGAGGGCTTTGATTGTTGATGTGCCGATTGAATTAGATAACGGTACGATCGCCCACTTTGAAGGTTATCGCGTACACCACAATTTATCTCGTGGTCCGGGCAAAGGCGGCATTCGCTTTCATCCAGAAGTCACGCTTTCCGAGGTAACCGCCTTGGCCGCGTGGATGTCGATTAAGACGGCTGTGGTCAATGTTCCCTTTGGGGGTGCGAAAGGTGGCATTCGCGTCGACCCTAAAAAATTATCACAAGCCGAGCTTGAGAGAATGACGCGCCGATTCACTAGTGAGATCAATATGATGATTGGTCCGCAAAAAGATATTCCTGCGCCTGACGTGAATACGAATGAGCAAATCATGGCGTGGATGATGGATACCTATTGCGTCAATCAGGGATACACCACCTCAGGCGTAGTTACCGGAAAACCCATTTCTCTTGGTGGAAGCTTGGGCAGAAGGGATGCTACTGGGCGGGGTGTATTTGTTGTGGCTAGAGAAGCCTATGGACAAATGCATCGTGAACTCGCAGGCGCTCGGGTAGCGATTCAAGGTCTAGGTAATGTGGGTGGCGAGGCGGCCCGTTTGTTTGCTGAAGCTGGCGCTAAAGTGGTGGCTATTCAGGATCATTCGGGGGCTCTCTATAACCCCGATGGGTTTGATATCAATGCCTTGCTTGAACACGTCTCAGTCGCGCGTGAGATTAAGGGATTTTCTGGAGAATTGATTTCCAATGAACAGTTTTGGTCATCGCCTTGCGATATCCTGATCCCAGCTGCACTAGAGTCTCAAATTACCGCTGCTAATGCCGCAACCATTCAGGCTAAATTAATTGTTGAGGGGGCAAATGGTCCCACCACGCCAGAGGCCGATGACATTCTCACGAGCATGAATGTCACAATCGTTCCGGATGTGATTGCTAATGCTGGGGGCGTTACAGTCAGCTACTTCGAATGGGTACAAGATTTCTCTAGCTTTTTCTGGACCGAAGCTGAAATTAACAATCGCCTCGATATTCTCATGATTGATGCTTTCAAGGGAATTTGTGAAGTTGCTAAGAAGCATCAGGTGACATTGCGAACTGCCACCTTCATTGTGGGGTGTGAACGCATTCTGAAAGCGAGACAGATGCGGGGTTTATATCCTTAG
- a CDS encoding peptidylprolyl isomerase translates to MKSLFIRCLTISTLAVAPIGLAHSQGTLPLNAAASVNGVIISNDAVEQGIQAALAQGQKDSPELRKAVVAKLIEIHLLAQQAEKDGIANSDKANRQLALIRQNYLADLELSTFIANNPVSDADIQAEYQREIASLGAQGTIVEYKVSDIAVATEADAQAALARIKKGESFDKVAKSVSLAPNKVQGGAVGWVQAGQTLPQIAAVLTTLSKGQVSPTPIQMPQGWYLIKLEDKKSSQPPSFEQAKAAIRNGLIQRKQFEFLSQLRKGANIVVQ, encoded by the coding sequence ATGAAATCATTATTTATTCGTTGCCTTACTATCTCCACCTTAGCTGTCGCACCAATCGGTCTTGCACATTCTCAAGGTACATTGCCTTTGAATGCCGCCGCCTCTGTCAATGGCGTCATTATTTCCAATGATGCGGTAGAGCAAGGTATTCAGGCTGCCTTGGCACAGGGCCAAAAGGATTCTCCAGAGCTGCGTAAAGCGGTTGTTGCCAAGTTAATTGAAATTCATCTGTTGGCTCAGCAAGCAGAGAAAGATGGGATTGCGAATTCAGATAAAGCGAATCGTCAGTTAGCGCTCATTCGCCAAAATTATTTAGCGGATTTAGAGCTCTCTACTTTTATCGCGAATAACCCGGTAAGCGATGCAGATATTCAAGCTGAGTATCAACGTGAAATTGCATCATTGGGTGCGCAGGGCACAATTGTGGAATACAAGGTGAGTGATATTGCTGTAGCAACAGAAGCCGATGCGCAAGCTGCCTTGGCTCGAATTAAAAAAGGCGAGTCTTTTGATAAGGTGGCCAAGAGTGTTTCTTTGGCTCCAAATAAAGTGCAGGGTGGGGCCGTGGGCTGGGTTCAGGCTGGTCAAACTTTGCCTCAGATTGCAGCCGTGCTAACAACGCTTTCTAAGGGTCAAGTATCTCCAACGCCTATTCAAATGCCTCAGGGCTGGTATTTAATTAAGTTGGAAGATAAAAAATCAAGCCAGCCACCAAGCTTTGAACAGGCTAAGGCAGCGATTCGTAATGGCCTGATTCAGAGAAAGCAATTTGAGTTCTTGTCACAATTGCGCAAGGGCGCCAATATCGTCGTTCAGTAA
- a CDS encoding FAD-binding and (Fe-S)-binding domain-containing protein, whose amino-acid sequence MGGISQWEQLNIELTAALGSSVHFDTAHQAVYASEASNYRQIPIGVVTPKNTEEFVKGIEICHRNKAPVLMRGAGTSMNGQTVNNAVVFDISKYCNHILSLDPVAGAAIVEPGVICDSLRDAAELHGLTFAPDPSTHSRCTLGGMVANNSCGAHSVMAGKTLENTEALEILTYDGERFWVGPTSDQELQDIIAAGGRKGQIYQDLLNLRDRYADLIRARFPNIKRRVSGYNLDQLLPENGFNVARALVGTEGTCALTLSAKVRLVKSPAKRVVLVLGFEDIYLAGDAVPEYQSFNPIAIEGLDYKIIRGLQQRNLAKAEIDLLPPGNAWVVVEFGDDTLEGAIAQAEKAEQYFKARTIGPKPSTWLVPDAALQKRIWSIRENGASATHLSIDPNSPDPVVGWEDAAVDPARLGEYLRAFQALVDSYGYETSLYGHFGDGCIHARITFNLRTAEGVAQFRSFIRDAATLVVEFGGSLTGEHGDGQARAEFLPIMFGEELMGAMHEFKRIWDPQNKLNPGKVVHPYRVDENLRMGPEYKVVNIKTRLNFLSQEGNGFQRAVERCVGMGKCRSEKVGTMCPSYRATKEERFSTRGRSRLFWEMLQGEVITDGWESNELKEALDTCLSCKGCKSDCPAHVDMASYKAEFLSHYHEKHGRPRQALTMGRIGDWAPLASKFSWLVNGIMQTPVLSDIAKWVGGVAKERTLPKFANQSFRKQFQKSQSASVGQKKVILWVDTFCEHFHPEVANAAVEVLGHAGFEATLPKTPLCCGRPLYDFGYLDLAKQKLEKILDAIGDEINAGDGAPIAVVGLEPGCMSIFKDELLKFFPNDPRAKLLSSSTYLLGDFLHEQGYTPPPLDCNILVHSHCHQKSLFGTKGDVALLTALGAKANYIDSGCCGMAGSFGFNPEHVEISKAVGELVLLPAIRSADQDTVILTNGFSCREQIEQETGRKVKHLAELLQMAHQAQLKKH is encoded by the coding sequence ATGGGTGGCATTTCTCAGTGGGAACAACTGAATATTGAACTAACGGCAGCTTTAGGCAGTTCTGTTCATTTTGATACCGCCCACCAAGCGGTTTATGCCTCCGAGGCTTCCAATTACCGTCAAATTCCTATTGGGGTAGTTACCCCAAAAAATACGGAAGAGTTTGTGAAGGGCATTGAAATTTGCCATCGCAATAAGGCGCCAGTATTGATGCGTGGAGCAGGCACCTCCATGAATGGCCAGACCGTCAATAACGCAGTGGTGTTTGATATTTCTAAGTATTGCAATCACATCCTCTCTTTAGATCCTGTTGCGGGTGCCGCAATTGTCGAGCCGGGTGTGATTTGTGATTCATTGCGCGATGCTGCTGAGTTGCATGGTCTAACCTTTGCTCCAGATCCATCTACGCACAGTCGTTGTACTTTGGGCGGCATGGTGGCGAATAATTCTTGTGGTGCGCATTCTGTAATGGCGGGCAAGACGCTTGAAAACACGGAGGCCCTAGAAATTTTGACCTATGATGGTGAGCGTTTTTGGGTTGGCCCCACATCAGACCAAGAGTTGCAAGACATTATTGCGGCTGGTGGCCGCAAAGGTCAAATCTATCAAGACCTACTGAACTTGCGTGATCGTTATGCGGATCTGATTCGGGCGCGCTTTCCTAATATCAAGCGCCGTGTCTCTGGATATAACTTGGATCAGCTCTTGCCTGAGAATGGATTTAACGTTGCGCGTGCTTTGGTTGGAACTGAAGGGACTTGCGCCCTGACGCTTTCTGCAAAAGTACGTTTAGTGAAGAGTCCGGCAAAGCGAGTGGTGTTGGTGCTGGGCTTTGAAGATATCTATTTGGCAGGCGATGCGGTGCCGGAGTATCAGTCATTCAATCCAATCGCCATCGAAGGTCTGGACTATAAGATTATTCGTGGCTTGCAGCAGCGCAACTTGGCTAAAGCAGAAATTGATTTGTTGCCACCTGGTAATGCTTGGGTCGTCGTTGAGTTTGGCGATGACACTCTTGAGGGCGCAATTGCTCAGGCTGAAAAAGCCGAGCAGTACTTCAAAGCCAGAACTATAGGGCCAAAGCCATCTACTTGGCTAGTACCAGATGCTGCATTACAAAAACGTATTTGGTCTATTCGTGAGAATGGTGCTTCAGCCACCCATTTATCGATCGACCCTAATTCACCGGATCCAGTAGTTGGGTGGGAAGATGCTGCGGTTGACCCCGCACGTTTAGGCGAGTATCTCCGAGCTTTCCAGGCGTTAGTAGATTCTTATGGCTATGAAACATCGCTGTATGGCCACTTCGGTGATGGCTGTATTCATGCGCGCATTACCTTTAATTTGCGCACAGCAGAAGGTGTTGCTCAGTTTAGATCCTTTATTCGTGATGCTGCTACTTTGGTGGTGGAGTTTGGTGGATCATTGACTGGCGAGCATGGCGATGGCCAGGCTAGAGCGGAGTTTTTGCCGATTATGTTCGGCGAAGAGTTAATGGGCGCTATGCATGAATTCAAGCGTATTTGGGATCCTCAGAACAAACTTAATCCTGGCAAAGTAGTGCATCCGTATCGCGTTGATGAAAATTTACGTATGGGCCCGGAATATAAAGTGGTCAATATCAAAACTCGCTTAAATTTCTTGAGTCAGGAAGGTAACGGATTTCAAAGAGCGGTAGAGCGTTGCGTGGGTATGGGCAAATGCCGTAGTGAAAAAGTAGGAACCATGTGCCCAAGCTACCGCGCAACTAAAGAAGAGCGCTTTTCCACTCGTGGTCGCTCAAGACTCTTTTGGGAAATGCTACAAGGCGAAGTCATTACTGATGGTTGGGAGAGTAATGAATTAAAAGAGGCGCTTGATACTTGCCTTTCCTGTAAAGGCTGCAAGTCTGACTGTCCCGCTCACGTGGATATGGCCTCTTATAAGGCAGAGTTCTTGTCCCACTACCATGAGAAGCACGGACGGCCACGTCAGGCTCTGACGATGGGGCGCATTGGTGACTGGGCACCGTTAGCAAGTAAGTTCTCTTGGTTGGTGAACGGCATTATGCAAACGCCGGTCTTGTCTGATATTGCTAAGTGGGTAGGTGGCGTAGCAAAAGAACGCACTTTGCCAAAATTCGCGAATCAATCTTTTAGAAAGCAATTCCAGAAATCACAGAGTGCTAGCGTAGGTCAGAAAAAAGTCATTCTATGGGTGGATACTTTCTGTGAGCATTTCCATCCTGAGGTAGCTAATGCTGCGGTTGAGGTACTTGGTCATGCGGGTTTTGAAGCGACTCTTCCAAAGACGCCGCTGTGCTGTGGTCGCCCTTTATATGATTTTGGCTACTTAGATTTGGCGAAGCAAAAACTGGAAAAGATTCTTGATGCCATTGGCGATGAGATTAATGCGGGTGATGGTGCTCCGATTGCTGTAGTGGGTCTTGAGCCTGGATGCATGTCTATCTTTAAGGATGAGCTATTAAAGTTCTTCCCGAACGATCCAAGAGCCAAATTACTGTCTTCCAGCACCTACTTATTAGGTGATTTCTTACATGAGCAGGGATATACGCCGCCCCCATTAGATTGCAATATCTTGGTGCACTCACACTGCCATCAAAAATCGCTATTTGGCACCAAGGGTGATGTTGCGCTCTTGACTGCATTAGGTGCTAAAGCGAATTACATTGATAGTGGTTGCTGCGGTATGGCAGGCTCCTTTGGATTTAATCCGGAGCACGTGGAAATATCCAAAGCAGTGGGTGAGCTAGTTCTTTTGCCTGCGATTAGATCGGCAGATCAAGACACGGTCATTCTCACCAATGGATTTAGTTGCAGGGAGCAGATCGAGCAAGAAACTGGCCGCAAGGTAAAGCATTTGGCGGAACTATTGCAGATGGCGCACCAAGCGCAATTGAAAAAACACTAA
- a CDS encoding sulfite exporter TauE/SafE family protein yields the protein MNPYSSFGLFMLSLLQAFNEHSATFFVLGTLSVVIVGISKSGFGAGLGVLSLPLMASQTSINEALAILLPLLIAIDLVGLRRFIRNADWRILKLILLPAVLGMLLGCLFFSLITPKILSLSIGIFTLLFLIQNLVISRLNMQEAKPYPWLGRLMGCASGFTAFVAHIGGPPITIYMLREKVSPIVYTSTLGIFFTLLNFGKVLPYAHLNLLNFSQLATSILFLPLVPIGVYLGFYLAKRISAKWYYIIVQFFLLVASIKLIADGLTA from the coding sequence ATGAATCCTTATTCATCGTTCGGTCTTTTCATGCTTTCTTTGCTTCAGGCGTTTAACGAGCACTCAGCCACCTTTTTTGTATTGGGCACCCTGAGTGTGGTGATTGTGGGAATATCCAAGAGTGGCTTTGGCGCCGGACTTGGGGTGCTATCTCTGCCTTTGATGGCTAGTCAAACGAGTATCAATGAAGCCCTGGCAATCTTGCTACCTTTGCTGATAGCAATTGATTTAGTGGGCTTGCGTCGCTTTATTAGGAATGCTGACTGGCGCATCCTCAAGTTAATTCTGCTTCCAGCAGTTTTGGGGATGCTCTTGGGATGCCTCTTTTTCTCACTCATTACGCCAAAAATCCTGTCCCTTTCGATTGGGATATTTACCTTACTCTTCTTAATACAAAACTTGGTGATTTCGCGCTTGAATATGCAGGAGGCAAAGCCTTATCCCTGGCTAGGTAGATTAATGGGGTGCGCCTCAGGATTTACTGCTTTTGTAGCGCATATTGGTGGGCCGCCAATAACAATTTATATGTTGCGAGAAAAGGTTTCGCCCATTGTCTACACATCTACGCTAGGGATATTTTTCACGCTGTTGAATTTTGGAAAAGTGCTGCCATACGCTCATCTGAATTTACTAAACTTTAGTCAGCTAGCCACCTCAATTCTGTTTCTTCCTCTCGTTCCAATAGGAGTCTATTTGGGATTTTATTTAGCCAAACGAATTTCAGCAAAGTGGTATTACATCATCGTTCAATTTTTTCTATTGGTCGCGAGCATTAAATTAATTGCCGATGGTTTGACTGCATAG